A window from Vigna angularis cultivar LongXiaoDou No.4 chromosome 7, ASM1680809v1, whole genome shotgun sequence encodes these proteins:
- the LOC108337460 gene encoding pentatricopeptide repeat-containing protein At2g34400 isoform X2, producing MLAAFENAGVGGNVGKCYKTAGSLVLLAKQCRSTKTVQQVHTQMVVNSIHNHHNHLLSKAIQVKNFTYASLIFSHMAPHPDEYAFNIMIRALTTTWHDYPLALTLFYRMKSLSVTPNNFTFPFFFLSCANLAEISHARVAHSLLFKLGLHSDPHSAHSLITAYARCGRPACSRKVFDEIPQRDLVSWNSMIAGYAKAGCAREAVEVFGEMGRRDGFEPDEMSLVSVLGACGELGDLELGRWVEGFVVERSMALNSFLGSALISMYAKCGDLGSARRIFDSMATRDVITWNAVISGYAQNGMADEAISLFHAMKDDSVKANKITLTAVLSACATIGALDLGKQIDEYASQRGFQHDIFVATALIDMYAKCGSLESAQRVFKEMPQKNEVSWNAMISALASHGKAKEALSLFQRMSDEGGGARPDDITFVGLLSACVHAGLVAEGHRLFDMMSTLFRLVPKIEHYSCMVDLLARAGRLYEAWDLIEEMPEKPDKVTLGALLGACRRNKNVDIGERVMRMILEVDPSNSGNYIISSKIYANLNMWEDSARMRLLMRQKVIYCDNKATIQIATNPSHRECSKHLGIDLHFIHEKMWRKALSSLITYKSITN from the exons ATGCTTGCAGCGTTTGAAAATGCAGGAGTTGGCGGCAACGTTGGGAAGTGTTACAAGACAGCGGGATCTCTGGTGTTGCTGGCGAAGCAATGTCGGTCGACGAAGACGGTCCAACAGGTTCATACCCAAATGGTGGTGAACTCCATTCACAACCACCACAACCACCTTCTCTCCAAAGCCATACAAGTGAAAAACTTCACCTACGCTTCTCTTATCTTCTCCCACATGGCTCCCCACCCCGACGAATACGCCTTCAACATCATGATCCGCGCTCTCACCACAACCTGGCACGACTACCCTCTCGCTCTCACCCTCTTCTACCGCATGAAGTCCCTATCCGTCACCCCCAACAACTTCACCTtccccttcttcttcctctcctgCGCCAACCTCGCTGAAATTTCCCACGCCCGTGTTGCCCATTCCCTCCTCTTCAAGCTCGGCCTTCACTCAGACCCCCACTCCGCTCACTCCCTCATAACCGCCTACGCGCGGTGTGGCCGCCCCGCATGTTCGcggaaggtgtttgatgaaattccCCAGAGGGACTTGGTGTCCTGGAACTCCATGATTGCTGGGTATGCCAAGGCGGGCTGTGCCAGGGAGGCTGTGGAGGTGTTTGGGGAGATGGGGAGGCGGGACGGGTTTGAGCCGGATGAGATGAGTCTGGTGAGTGTGCTTGGGGCTTGTGGGGAGCTGGGGGATTTGGAGTTGGGGAGGTGGGTGGAGGGGTTTGTTGTGGAACGTAGCATGGCTCTTAACTCGTTTTTAGGTTCTGCTTTGATTAGTATGTATGCTAAGTGTGGGGATTTGGGGTCTGCGAGAAGGATCTTTGATAGCATGGCCACCAGAGATGTTATCACGTGGAATGCTGTTATATCAGG ATATGCTCAGAATGGAATGGCGGATGAAGCGATCTCTTTATTCCATGCCATGAAGGACGACAGTGTTAAGGCAAATAAAATTACCCTGACTGCAGTACTTTCTGCATGTGCAACCATTGGCGCTCTCGATTTGGGGAAACAGATTGATGAATATGCATCACAAAGAGGATTTCAACATGATATTTTTGTTGCTACTGCGTTGATTGATATGTATGCTAAGTGTGGGAGTTTGGAAAGTGCGCAAAGAGTTTTCAAAGAAATGCCCCAAAAGAATGAAGTTTCTTGGAATGCAATGATCTCCGCACTTGCTTCTCATGGAAAAGCCAAGGAGGCACTATCACTATTTCAGCGCATGTCAGATGAGGGTGGAGGTGCCCGCCCTGATGACATAACATTTGTGGGGTTGCTTTCTGCTTGTGTGCATGCTGGCCTGGTAGCTGAGGGCCATAGATTGTTTGATATGATGAGCACATTGTTCAGATTGGTACCAAAAATTGAGCACTATTCTTGTATGGTTGATCTTTTGGCACGTGCGGGTCGTTTATACGAGGCATGGGATCTAATTGAGGAAATGCCTGAAAAGCCAGACAAAGTTACACTAGGTGCTTTGCTTGGTGCCTGTCGAAGGAATAAAAATGTAGATATAGGGGAACGGGTTATGCGGATGATTCTGGAGGTGGATCCTTCAAATTCTGGGAACTATATtatctcatcaaaaatttatGCAAATCTGAACATGTGGGAAGATTCTGCAAGGATGAGATTGTTGATGAGACAGAAAG TAATCTATTGTGACAACAAAGCCACCATTCAAATTGCGACTAATCCTTCCCATCGTGAGTGTAGTAAGCACCTGGGCATTGATCTTCATTTCATCCATGAAAAAATGTGGAGAAAGGCACTATCAAGCTTAATCACATACAAAAGCATCACCAATTAG
- the LOC108337460 gene encoding pentatricopeptide repeat-containing protein At2g34400 isoform X3, translated as MLAAFENAGVGGNVGKCYKTAGSLVLLAKQCRSTKTVQQVHTQMVVNSIHNHHNHLLSKAIQVKNFTYASLIFSHMAPHPDEYAFNIMIRALTTTWHDYPLALTLFYRMKSLSVTPNNFTFPFFFLSCANLAEISHARVAHSLLFKLGLHSDPHSAHSLITAYARCGRPACSRKVFDEIPQRDLVSWNSMIAGYAKAGCAREAVEVFGEMGRRDGFEPDEMSLVSVLGACGELGDLELGRWVEGFVVERSMALNSFLGSALISMYAKCGDLGSARRIFDSMATRDVITWNAVISGYAQNGMADEAISLFHAMKDDSVKANKITLTAVLSACATIGALDLGKQIDEYASQRGFQHDIFVATALIDMYAKCGSLESAQRVFKEMPQKNEVSWNAMISALASHGKAKEALSLFQRMSDEGGGARPDDITFVGLLSACVHAGLVAEGHRLFDMMSTLFRLVPKIEHYSCMVDLLARAGRLYEAWDLIEEMPEKPDKVTLGALLGACRRNKNVDIGERVMRMILEVDPSNSGNYIISSKIYANLNMWEDSARMRLLMRQKDETPHRSFKEDDIWAFVSA; from the exons ATGCTTGCAGCGTTTGAAAATGCAGGAGTTGGCGGCAACGTTGGGAAGTGTTACAAGACAGCGGGATCTCTGGTGTTGCTGGCGAAGCAATGTCGGTCGACGAAGACGGTCCAACAGGTTCATACCCAAATGGTGGTGAACTCCATTCACAACCACCACAACCACCTTCTCTCCAAAGCCATACAAGTGAAAAACTTCACCTACGCTTCTCTTATCTTCTCCCACATGGCTCCCCACCCCGACGAATACGCCTTCAACATCATGATCCGCGCTCTCACCACAACCTGGCACGACTACCCTCTCGCTCTCACCCTCTTCTACCGCATGAAGTCCCTATCCGTCACCCCCAACAACTTCACCTtccccttcttcttcctctcctgCGCCAACCTCGCTGAAATTTCCCACGCCCGTGTTGCCCATTCCCTCCTCTTCAAGCTCGGCCTTCACTCAGACCCCCACTCCGCTCACTCCCTCATAACCGCCTACGCGCGGTGTGGCCGCCCCGCATGTTCGcggaaggtgtttgatgaaattccCCAGAGGGACTTGGTGTCCTGGAACTCCATGATTGCTGGGTATGCCAAGGCGGGCTGTGCCAGGGAGGCTGTGGAGGTGTTTGGGGAGATGGGGAGGCGGGACGGGTTTGAGCCGGATGAGATGAGTCTGGTGAGTGTGCTTGGGGCTTGTGGGGAGCTGGGGGATTTGGAGTTGGGGAGGTGGGTGGAGGGGTTTGTTGTGGAACGTAGCATGGCTCTTAACTCGTTTTTAGGTTCTGCTTTGATTAGTATGTATGCTAAGTGTGGGGATTTGGGGTCTGCGAGAAGGATCTTTGATAGCATGGCCACCAGAGATGTTATCACGTGGAATGCTGTTATATCAGG ATATGCTCAGAATGGAATGGCGGATGAAGCGATCTCTTTATTCCATGCCATGAAGGACGACAGTGTTAAGGCAAATAAAATTACCCTGACTGCAGTACTTTCTGCATGTGCAACCATTGGCGCTCTCGATTTGGGGAAACAGATTGATGAATATGCATCACAAAGAGGATTTCAACATGATATTTTTGTTGCTACTGCGTTGATTGATATGTATGCTAAGTGTGGGAGTTTGGAAAGTGCGCAAAGAGTTTTCAAAGAAATGCCCCAAAAGAATGAAGTTTCTTGGAATGCAATGATCTCCGCACTTGCTTCTCATGGAAAAGCCAAGGAGGCACTATCACTATTTCAGCGCATGTCAGATGAGGGTGGAGGTGCCCGCCCTGATGACATAACATTTGTGGGGTTGCTTTCTGCTTGTGTGCATGCTGGCCTGGTAGCTGAGGGCCATAGATTGTTTGATATGATGAGCACATTGTTCAGATTGGTACCAAAAATTGAGCACTATTCTTGTATGGTTGATCTTTTGGCACGTGCGGGTCGTTTATACGAGGCATGGGATCTAATTGAGGAAATGCCTGAAAAGCCAGACAAAGTTACACTAGGTGCTTTGCTTGGTGCCTGTCGAAGGAATAAAAATGTAGATATAGGGGAACGGGTTATGCGGATGATTCTGGAGGTGGATCCTTCAAATTCTGGGAACTATATtatctcatcaaaaatttatGCAAATCTGAACATGTGGGAAGATTCTGCAAGGATGAGATTGTTGATGAGACAGAAAG ACGAAACTCCACATAGATCATTTAAAGAGGATGACATTTGGGCATTTGTATCAGCTTGA
- the LOC108338509 gene encoding probable methyltransferase PMT11 encodes MKPYTATIADYPRTTLKIVFFFIFVALTFFFVGKHFSDGSSPQLIFFSATTAAATSEVTVSPNFNQFFNVSAIIDAHTPPKPPVPLPVPPPASEPQDVFKRFGILNENGTMSDEFEVGDFEDGAPDEAGNVSLVAEDSDSAPRVSVSKFGMCPRSMSELIPCLDNEDAIRKLQSTERGERFERHCPEEGKRFNCLIPPPKGYRPPIPWPRSRDEVWYSNVPHTRLVEDKGGQNWISKVKDKFRFPGGGTQFIHGADQYLDHISETVPDIKFGQNIRVALDVGCGVASFGAYLLSRNVITMSVAPKDVHENQIQFALERGVPAMVAAFATRRLLYPSQAFDMIHCSRCRINWTRDDGILLLEVNRMLRAGGYFVWAAQPVYKHEEVLEEQWKEMLNLTTRLCWKFLKKDGYVAIWQKPSDNSCYLNREAGTQPLLCDQSDDPDNVWYANLNACISRLPENGYGANVARWPARLHTPPDRLQSIKFDAFISRNELFKAESKYWGEIIGSYVRVLHWKKMKLRNVMDMKAGFGGFAAALVDQNLDSWVMNVVPVSGSNTLPVIYDRGLIGAMHDWCEPFDTYPRTYDLLHAANLLSVEKKRCNVSSIMLEMDRILRPGGRAYIRDTLAIMDELIEIGNAMGWHVTLRDTSEGPHASYRVLVCDKRLRG; translated from the exons ATGAAACCCTACACCGCCACCATTGCGGATTACCCCAGAACCACCCTCAAGatcgtcttcttcttcatcttcgtcGCCCTCACATTCTTCTTCGTTGGCAAGCACTTCTCCGACGGTTCCTCTCCACAGCTCATTTTCTTCTCCGCCACCACTGCTGCCGCCACCTCCGAGGTCACCGTATCCCCCAACTTCAACCAATTCTTCAATGTCTCCGCCATAATCGACGCCCACACGCCTCCAAAGCCCCCCGTACCTCTCCCCGTTCCTCCCCCCGCTTCTGAGCCTCAGGACGTGTTCAAGCGCTTCGGGATCCTCAACGAGAATGGCACCATGTCCGACGAGTTCGAGGTTGGTGACTTCGAGGACGGCGCGCCGGATGAGGCGGGGAATGTGAGCCTCGTCGCCGAGGATTCCGACTCAGCTCCCAGAGTGTCTGTGAGCAAGTTTGGAATGTGCCCGCGCAGCATGAGCGAGCTTATACCGTGTTTGGACAACGAGGATGCGATTCGGAAACTCCAGTCCACGGAGAGAGGAGAAAGATTCGAGAGGCACTGTCCCGAAGAGGGGAAACGATTCAATTGCTTGATTCCGCCGCCTAAAGGGTACCGTCCCCCGATTCCTTGGCCCAGAAGCCGCGACGAG GTTTGGTACAGCAATGTTCCTCACACTCGTCTTGTTGAAGATAAAGGGGGTCAAAACTGGATTTCCAAAGTCAAGGATAAGTTTAGGTTTCCTGGGGGTGGTACACAATTTATACATGGAGCGGATCAATACTTGGATCATATTTCCGAg ACGGTTCCTGATATTAAGTTTGGGCAGAATATAAGAGTTGCCCTTGATGTTGGCTGCGGTGTTGCTAGTTTTGGTGCATACTTACTGTCACGAAATGTCATAACCATGTCTGTTGCTCCCAAGGATGTTCATGAGAATCAGATCCAGTTTGCTCTTGAGCGTGGTGTGCCAGCAATGGTTGCTGCATTTGCAACTAGACGATTGTTATATCCAAGTCAAGCTTTTGACATGATACATTGTTCACGCTGTAGAATTAATTGGACTCGGGATG ATGGTATTTTACTGCTTGAAGTTAATAGGATGCTAAGGGCAGGAGGGTACTTTGTCTGGGCTGCCCAACCTGTTTATAAACACGAGGAGGTGTTAGAAGAACAATGGAAAG AGATGCTTAATCTTACTACTCGTCTATGCTGgaagtttttgaaaaaagatGGGTATGTTGCAATATGGCAGAAACCTTCTGACAATAGCTGCTATCTAAATCGTGAGGCAGGGACTCAACCTCTACTGTGTGACCAAAGTGATGACCCCGACAATGTTTG GTATGCTAACCTAAATGCTTGCATCTCCCGACTGCCTGAGAATGGATATGGAGCAAATGTTGCCAGATGGCCTGCACGATTGCATACTCCACCTGATAGGCTTCAAAGCATAAAATTTGATGCTTTCATATCCAGAAATGAGCTTTTTAAGGCTGAATCAAAATACTGGGGTGAGATTATAGGAAGTTATGTACGTGTCTTACattggaagaagatgaaattaAGAAATGTTATGGACATGAAAGCTGGTTTTGGAGG ATTTGCAGCAGCATTGGTTGATCAGAATCTTGACAGCTGGGTTATGAATGTTGTTCCTGTTAGTGGTTCAAACACCTTACCTGTTATATATGACCGTGGGCTGATTGGAGCTATGCATGACTg gTGCGAGCCGTTTGACACATATCCGAGAACTTATGATTTACTGCATGCTGCGAACCTGCTTTCTGTTGAGAAGAAAAG ATGCAATGTGTCATCAATTATGCTTGAGATGGATCGCATACTAAGACCTGGTGGACGGGCATACATCCGTGATACTCTTGCCATCATGGATGAGCTTATTGAGATTGGTAATGCCATGGGCTGGCATGTGACATTGCGCGACACATCTGAGGGTCCTCATGCAAGTTATAGGGTCTTGGTTTGTGATAAGCGCCTTCGCGGTTAA
- the LOC108337602 gene encoding pentatricopeptide repeat-containing protein At1g53600, mitochondrial, producing the protein MKQNFRSLHQRITKLQQFQFKHNPKPSDSVSRGVRDSKLLIQCNKQIAENGRNGNVNEAELVFHRMPVKNTASWTAMLTVYAQNGQIENARKVFDQTPQRTTVSYNAMISAYIRNGCNVTKAYELFSVLSERNLVSYAAMITGFVKAGKFHMAEELYLQAPHEFRDPACSNALINGYLKAGEVNEALQVFENMVERDVVSWSAMVDGLCRDGRVAASRELFDRMPERNVVSWSAMIDGYMGKSFFQEGFSLFTDMRREGLVDVNSTTVTIMFKACGNYCRMPEGMQIHGLVSRLGFELESVLSNSMITMYCMFGCTDMADKVFCILSDKDLVTWNSLISGYVHNNEVEAAYRVFESMPEKNLISWTAMITGFTKSGRIGNAIQLFNMLLVKDDFVWTTIISGFVNNKEYEEALHWYTRMIWECKPNPLTISSVLAASAALVALYEGLQIHTCILKMNLEYHLSVQNSLISFYSKCGNVIDAHRIFLDVIEPNVISYNSIINGFGQNGFGKEALSMYRKMQSEGHEANHVTFLAVLSACTHAGLVEEGWDLFNSMKSRYGIEPEADHYACIVDLLGRAGLLDEAVDLIRSMPFKPHSGVWGAILGASNTYLRLDLAQLAAEHITELEPKNATPYVVLSNMYCASGEKIDSDLVRKTKNFKGIKKNPGCSWITMKDKVHLFLAGDQSHDNIEEMKATILTMDREMRWLCHCRC; encoded by the coding sequence ATGAAGCAGAACTTCAGAAGTTTACATCAACGAATTACTAAGTTGCAGCAatttcaattcaagcataatcCGAAACCTAGTGACTCTGTAAGTAGAGGTGTTAGAGACAGCAAACTTTTGATTCAGTGCAACAAACAGATCGCAGAGAATGGAAGAAATGGCAACGTTAATGAGGCAGAATTGGTATTCCACAGGATGCCCGTGAAGAACACTGCTTCTTGGACTGCCATGCTCACTGTCTACGCCCAAAATGGCCAAATAGAAAACGCCCGCAAAGTGTTCGATCAAACGCCTCAACGAACTACGGTCTCATATAACGCAATGATCTCGGCTTACATTCGCAATGGTTGCAACGTGACCAAAGCTTATGAGCTGTTTTCAGTGTTGTCTGAACGCAACTTGGTCTCATATGCTGCCATGATCACGGGTTTTGTGAAGGCAGGGAAGTTCCACATGGCTGAGGAACTGTACCTTCAGGCTCCTCATGAGTTCCGGGACCCTGCTTGTTCAAATGCGTTGATAAATGGATATTTGAAGGCAGGTGAAGTGAATGAGGCGTTGCAGGTTTTTGAGAACATGGTTGAGAGGGATGTTGTTTCTTGGAGTGCCATGGTTGATGGTTTGTGCAGGGATGGGAGGGTTGCAGCTTCCAGGGAGCTGTTTGACAGGATGCCTGAAAGGAACGTGGTTTCTTGGAGTGCAATGATAGATGGGTACATGGGGAAAAGTTTCTTTCAAGAGGGTTTTTCCTTGTTTACTGATATGAGGAGGGAAGGTCTGGTTGATGTTAATTCCACCACAGTGACTATCATGTTTAAAGCGTGCGGGAATTATTGTAGAATGCCAGAGGGCATGCAGATACATGGGTTGGTTTCACGCTTGGGATTTGAATTGGAAAGTGTTTTGAGTAACTCCATGATTACTATGTATTGCATGTTTGGTTGCACAGACATGGCAGACAAAGTATTTTGTATATTGAGCGACAAAGATTTAGTTACTTGGAATTCTTTAATTTCTGGATACGTTCATAACAATGAAGTGGAAGCTGCGTATAGGGTTTTCGAGAGTATGCCAGAGAAAAACTTGATCTCTTGGACGGCCATGATCACAGGATTTACTAaaagtggaagaattggaaATGCCATACAACTTTTTAATATGTTGCTAGTGAAGGATGATTTTGTTTGGACGACTATTATATCTGGGTTTGTAAATAATAAGGAGTATGAGGAAGCTTTGCATTGGTATACTCGGATGATTTGGGAATGCAAGCCAAATCCTTTAACTATTAGTAGTGTCCTCGCAGCTTCAGCTGCTTTAGTGGCACTATATGAAGGGCTACAGATTCATACTTGTATTCTGAAAATGAACCTAGAGTATCATTTGTCTGTACAAAACTCTCTTATATCATTTTACTCCAAGTGTGGGAATGTGATTGATGCCCACAGGATTTTCTTAGATGTCATTGAACCAAATGTCATCTCTTATAACTCAATCATCAATGGGTTTGGACAAAATGGTTTTGGCAAAGAGGCTCTCAGTATGTATAGAAAAATGCAGAGTGAAGGTCATGAAGCCAACCATGTTACTTTCCTTGCTGTCCTTTCAGCCTGTACTCATGCAGGATTAGTTGAAGAGGGATGGGACTTATTTAACTCCATGAAATCACGTTATGGAATTGAGCCAGAAGCTGATCATTATGCTTGCATTGTAGATCTCCTTGGCCGTGCAGGTTTGCTTGATGAAGCTGTTGATCTAATCCGTTCAATGCCATTTAAGCCCCATTCTGGTGTTTGGGGGGCTATTCTTGGTGCAAGCAATACTTACCTCCGTCTCGACCTTGCTCAGCTTGCAGCTGAACACATTACTGAGCTGGAGCCTAAAAATGCAACTCCTTATGTGGTATTATCTAACATGTATTGTGCTTCTGGGGAAAAGATTGACAGTGACTTAGTAAGAAAGACGAAAAACtttaaaggaataaaaaaaaatccaggTTGTAGTTGGATTACAATGAAAGATAAGGTTCATCTATTTCTTGCAGGGGATCAATCACATGATAATATTGAAGAAATGAAAGCCACAATACTGACCATGGATAGGGAAATGCGGTGGTTGTGTCATTGTCGGTGCTGA
- the LOC108337460 gene encoding pentatricopeptide repeat-containing protein At2g34400 isoform X1, with translation MLAAFENAGVGGNVGKCYKTAGSLVLLAKQCRSTKTVQQVHTQMVVNSIHNHHNHLLSKAIQVKNFTYASLIFSHMAPHPDEYAFNIMIRALTTTWHDYPLALTLFYRMKSLSVTPNNFTFPFFFLSCANLAEISHARVAHSLLFKLGLHSDPHSAHSLITAYARCGRPACSRKVFDEIPQRDLVSWNSMIAGYAKAGCAREAVEVFGEMGRRDGFEPDEMSLVSVLGACGELGDLELGRWVEGFVVERSMALNSFLGSALISMYAKCGDLGSARRIFDSMATRDVITWNAVISGYAQNGMADEAISLFHAMKDDSVKANKITLTAVLSACATIGALDLGKQIDEYASQRGFQHDIFVATALIDMYAKCGSLESAQRVFKEMPQKNEVSWNAMISALASHGKAKEALSLFQRMSDEGGGARPDDITFVGLLSACVHAGLVAEGHRLFDMMSTLFRLVPKIEHYSCMVDLLARAGRLYEAWDLIEEMPEKPDKVTLGALLGACRRNKNVDIGERVMRMILEVDPSNSGNYIISSKIYANLNMWEDSARMRLLMRQKGITKTPGCSWIEIENQLYEFHAGDGLCLDSIDISNIIYLLYEELKREGYLPKVVE, from the exons ATGCTTGCAGCGTTTGAAAATGCAGGAGTTGGCGGCAACGTTGGGAAGTGTTACAAGACAGCGGGATCTCTGGTGTTGCTGGCGAAGCAATGTCGGTCGACGAAGACGGTCCAACAGGTTCATACCCAAATGGTGGTGAACTCCATTCACAACCACCACAACCACCTTCTCTCCAAAGCCATACAAGTGAAAAACTTCACCTACGCTTCTCTTATCTTCTCCCACATGGCTCCCCACCCCGACGAATACGCCTTCAACATCATGATCCGCGCTCTCACCACAACCTGGCACGACTACCCTCTCGCTCTCACCCTCTTCTACCGCATGAAGTCCCTATCCGTCACCCCCAACAACTTCACCTtccccttcttcttcctctcctgCGCCAACCTCGCTGAAATTTCCCACGCCCGTGTTGCCCATTCCCTCCTCTTCAAGCTCGGCCTTCACTCAGACCCCCACTCCGCTCACTCCCTCATAACCGCCTACGCGCGGTGTGGCCGCCCCGCATGTTCGcggaaggtgtttgatgaaattccCCAGAGGGACTTGGTGTCCTGGAACTCCATGATTGCTGGGTATGCCAAGGCGGGCTGTGCCAGGGAGGCTGTGGAGGTGTTTGGGGAGATGGGGAGGCGGGACGGGTTTGAGCCGGATGAGATGAGTCTGGTGAGTGTGCTTGGGGCTTGTGGGGAGCTGGGGGATTTGGAGTTGGGGAGGTGGGTGGAGGGGTTTGTTGTGGAACGTAGCATGGCTCTTAACTCGTTTTTAGGTTCTGCTTTGATTAGTATGTATGCTAAGTGTGGGGATTTGGGGTCTGCGAGAAGGATCTTTGATAGCATGGCCACCAGAGATGTTATCACGTGGAATGCTGTTATATCAGG ATATGCTCAGAATGGAATGGCGGATGAAGCGATCTCTTTATTCCATGCCATGAAGGACGACAGTGTTAAGGCAAATAAAATTACCCTGACTGCAGTACTTTCTGCATGTGCAACCATTGGCGCTCTCGATTTGGGGAAACAGATTGATGAATATGCATCACAAAGAGGATTTCAACATGATATTTTTGTTGCTACTGCGTTGATTGATATGTATGCTAAGTGTGGGAGTTTGGAAAGTGCGCAAAGAGTTTTCAAAGAAATGCCCCAAAAGAATGAAGTTTCTTGGAATGCAATGATCTCCGCACTTGCTTCTCATGGAAAAGCCAAGGAGGCACTATCACTATTTCAGCGCATGTCAGATGAGGGTGGAGGTGCCCGCCCTGATGACATAACATTTGTGGGGTTGCTTTCTGCTTGTGTGCATGCTGGCCTGGTAGCTGAGGGCCATAGATTGTTTGATATGATGAGCACATTGTTCAGATTGGTACCAAAAATTGAGCACTATTCTTGTATGGTTGATCTTTTGGCACGTGCGGGTCGTTTATACGAGGCATGGGATCTAATTGAGGAAATGCCTGAAAAGCCAGACAAAGTTACACTAGGTGCTTTGCTTGGTGCCTGTCGAAGGAATAAAAATGTAGATATAGGGGAACGGGTTATGCGGATGATTCTGGAGGTGGATCCTTCAAATTCTGGGAACTATATtatctcatcaaaaatttatGCAAATCTGAACATGTGGGAAGATTCTGCAAGGATGAGATTGTTGATGAGACAGAAAGGTATTACTAAAACTCCTGGTTGTAGCTGGATTGAAATTGAGAATCAGTTGTATGAATTTCATGCAGGTGATGGTTTATGCCTTGACTCTATAGATATAAGTAACATAATTTATTTGCTCTATGAAGAACTCAAAAGGGAAGGGTATCTCCCAAAAGTTGTTGAATAG